GCAGCTTTGAGGTCTAGCTCCTCACATGTCAGCTCTTCAAATTCCATCGGAGCGTGGGCTAAATTTCCCATAGCGCCTGAGAGTTTGCCGTAGCTGATAGTATCTTTTGCATCTTTGATGAGCTTTAGAGCCCTTGCGATCTCGTCATACCAGATGGCAAGCACAAGGCCAAAAGTTATCGGCTCGCCGTGGATGCCGTGGCTTCTGCCGACCATGAGCGTGTGCTTATGCTCGTTTGCTCTGTTTTTGACCGCCTGCATGAACTCCTCTACGTCACTAATGATGAGCTCTAGGCTCTCTTTCATCTGAAGTGCGACGGCTGTGTCGATGCAGTCGCTTGAGGTCATACCGTAGTGCACAAACCTACTCTCCTCGCCAAGGCTCTCGCTGACGCTTGTTAAAAAAGCGATGACATCGTGCTTTGTCGTCTTTTCTATCTCGTCGATGCGAGCCACTTCAAATTTAGCGTTTTTGCAAATTTTCTCGCAATCACTGTCATTTATAAAGCCGAGCTTATTCCAAGCCTTAACGGCAGCTTTTTCTACCTTGAGCCAAGCATCGTATTTTGCTTGTATGCTCCACTTTTCAGCCATATCCTTGCGTGAGTATCTTTCGACCATTGTTGAACCTTTTGTATTAGTTTTCTTTATCATAAAAGTAAATTTTAGCCTTGAAAGCTAAAAATCACATAGTATAATTTTATAAAATTTAAGTTTTGATTATATAAAATCCGGGCTGAAATGTCGGTTATACGCTTATAAATTTGGGCTTAAGATAGCTCGCTCGTTTTTCAAAGGATCAATTTTGCCCTATGTAAATAAATTTATCGTCACTGCAGATCATCAAAAAGCTTACGAAATTTTACTGCAAAATGGCTTTAACATGAGCCAAACCCAGTGTCTCATCGACAAAGGTAGGCTGATCTGTGGCGGCAGTGTCGTGAGCGAGAAAAATGCCATTTTGTGTGGCGATGTTTTTTTGATCGACTATGAGGCCAAGCCAAAGGGACTAAAGCCGATCTTTGAGTGCGAGAGCTTTGCGGTATTTGACAAGCCAAGCGGTGTGCTGAGCCACCCAAATGGCAGACACTGCAACTACTCGCTAAATGACGAAATTTACACGCTTTTTGGACGAGATGCGAGCGTGGCACATAGGCTGGACTTTGAAACAAGTGGCGTGATAGTCGTGGGCAAAGATAGAAATTCTACGATAAAACTAAAGAAAATCTTTGAAAACCGAGAGGTTTCTAAAAGCTATGTCGCGATGGTGCAAGGCAAGGTCGAGCGAGAATTTACGATCGATGCTAAGATGGATCTAGCAAACAACTACGACGATGTGAAAATGCGAATGCAAATTTGCGAAAACGGCAAGAGCGCTGTGACTAAAATTTTGCCTATAAAGTATTTTGACGATATCGATACGACTTTGGTTCGTGCTATACCACTCACTGGCAGGCAGCATCAAATTCGCTTGCATTTGTTTCATGTGAAACACAAGATCCTTGGCGAACCACTTTATGGTTTGTCGCGTCCGCAGATCGAGAAAATTTTAGACAAAGAGATAAGCGAGCGTGAGCGGATAAATTTAACTGGGGCAAAGAGGCTCTTACTTCACTCGGATGAGATCTCTTTTAAATTTGATGAAATTTTTTACAATATTAAAAGCAAATTTGAAGCCGAAAGTGAGTTTTATAAATTTGCAAAAGAAAGTTTTATTTTAGCCTAAGGGTTTTATTTTCTTCTGCAAGTTTTTCTAACTCTATTAAATTTTCTCTACTTTGTGCTAAAAACTCATCAAATTTAAAACCTAGCACTACTATTCTATAAAGCTCTGGTTTATTTTTTCTCCAATTATAGATAGTTTTTGCGTCTACTTTTAAAATCCCAGCCATATCACGTTGTGTTAAA
This is a stretch of genomic DNA from Campylobacter concisus. It encodes these proteins:
- a CDS encoding pseudouridine synthase family protein, whose translation is MPYVNKFIVTADHQKAYEILLQNGFNMSQTQCLIDKGRLICGGSVVSEKNAILCGDVFLIDYEAKPKGLKPIFECESFAVFDKPSGVLSHPNGRHCNYSLNDEIYTLFGRDASVAHRLDFETSGVIVVGKDRNSTIKLKKIFENREVSKSYVAMVQGKVEREFTIDAKMDLANNYDDVKMRMQICENGKSAVTKILPIKYFDDIDTTLVRAIPLTGRQHQIRLHLFHVKHKILGEPLYGLSRPQIEKILDKEISERERINLTGAKRLLLHSDEISFKFDEIFYNIKSKFEAESEFYKFAKESFILA
- a CDS encoding transcriptional regulator, whose product is MANLTQRDMAGILKVDAKTIYNWRKNKPELYRIVVLGFKFDEFLAQSRENLIELEKLAEENKTLRLK